The nucleotide sequence aatctcgatggggcatcgttcggtatcctgctaatacccgGAGCACGCAGAAAACGTGGGagatgatgactgcttgtgtgatcatgcacaatatgatcgtagaagacgagcgcccggaacgcctgtacgatcaagggtttcagtttcagggtgagaatgttgtgcctaagcatggaggagcggcaacgtttgaacagtttacctaatttcatcatgacatgcgtgattgagaaactcatgtgcaactgcaaaatgatttgattAAACATATGTTGGCTCATGTtagcaaccaatagatgtattttcTTTTATTCGTTTGTAAAACTATGTGAAATATTTTTATTTGTATTCGGCTCATAAACTATATTATTTTATTCGGTTTAAACTATGCTATTTAACAATATGTTTGAATGCAATTCATCGATGCAAAATAAGGCGGCCAGCCGGCACATATGGGTCGGTGCGTTGGGCGTGCTGTCGACCCATATCTAAGATAGGGCGGACGCCGGGTGGGCGACCAACCCAAACGAGTAAAAAAACGGATGAAATCGCCGTCGGGTCCGACGTCCGATTCAAACAGATAAAAAATGGACGACGATCGCCTCATTGGAATTGCTCTTACAGTGCAGAAAAGGCCGAGACTCTGTAGGCGGAGAGCTCATGGTGCAGAAAAGCGATGACCGGACGACACGGGCGCATTGGCTGCAGGGAGAGTACTGATACGACTACAAGCTCTTGGACCGAAGGAGCCAAGGAGGAAAGCAAGGGCGACTCAGCTTAAGAATCGTCTCAAGGCAGTGAACCAGCAGTGATGCAGATGTCTTTGGTCGGAAAAGAATTTTATGAAACCAAGTCTCACGCGAGACCCATTCTGATGAATGACACGTGGCATTTACAAATCACAAAACATTTACCCCACCCCTTACTTAAAATCAGGGAGAGAAATTAGATGTTTTAAGATTTATGAAtgtcacgtgtcatccatcagggtgggtctcacctgctaaccgtaagacctggtctcatataatttctTTCCACTTTGGTCTTTGGCGGCAGTTTATGAAAGGAAGTTTACTCCCACCAAGATCCCAAGCAAGATTTGGAAGTTATACAATTTTGAGAGACGGGCTAGAGAGTTGTGGTAACTCGCAAAAGTGACATCGGAGAAGGTTTTTGGGGAGGCTACAGATAATCTAGCCTTTTAGCATCCCGAAAAGAGATTCACAGAACAAAATTTGATTTCACAAAACTGGTTACAGATTACAATGTAGAGTGAACGAAACATACTCTCTTCATGAAAACATGATATATGGATCATTTCACACACTGATCTTGTAGTGTGCATCACAGTAAGCAGCATAAGCCTCCAGCCTACTGCTTCGAGTTGGAAGTATCCGCGTCGGACTTCACTATGCTGAGGTCACCACCTTCTTTGCTAGCCTTATTTGCAGCTTTTATTTCGTTCGCGTGGTTGATGAACTTTGTGAGGTCCTGAAAATTCATAGATTGTATTGATTGTTAGCAAAAACAAAATCAATATACGAACCACATTACAAGATCATTAAACAAATATGATGTTTTAAATTAGAAGTTATGATAAATTCAAAGGCCTGATCTTTTTTTCTTGATTGCAAACTAGTTGGTTCACAGTATGTTATTGCCCACTAGTTGATTCACAGCATTACTGTTAAACTCAAATGTCAAAGGATCGCGCTATTGGTCATATTGGATGGAAAGTATTGTAGTACGGCTTACAAAGGAAATGAGAGAAAAAATGATGTTACCATGGTGTGCACACTCTGTGATAAAGAACACAGATAGACTGTACAGAAATAAAGAGACAAACTAACTTTATGGCTACAATGAAAAACGCCACCAAAACAACCATCGCGAAATATATAAATGGATCCTAAGATTTATGTCTGCGTGTATATGGGTGTCTTCGACAATAGATACAACAATGATGATCACTGTAGAATGGGTAAACTCTATACATCTAACGCCTTTCTTGCACTGATGAAAGGGGTTACTGATATTACACTGATTTTTTGGAGCTCACAACACAAAGAAAGCATACAGAATCATGCTAAATAAATTTCAACCTAAGTATCGGTAGTTCAAAATATTGTCTTCTACACACACAGGTCAATTATCATCCAGTTTTCATGCTGGATTATTGCGAGTATGAATCTGGATCGTACTTGTGAATCAAGTTTCGTCCTATATAAAGGACTATCATGTAGTAACAAGTTTaaacaagcaaagaaataaacaaaagTTCTCTGAGCCTCAGACACTGGCCAGGGACGAGCCCTGTCGCTAGATTGTTGGGGGCGAGTGCAATATCCCAGTCTACAGACCTTTACCCCACCCAACTTATCTCATCGCGAATCAAGATTCGTAACAGTATGACGCTACAAACTTTACATGGTCAAATGAAATACCAGTCTTGTTGTGATAAATGGAAATTGGGAAACCCAATGAAGCTAAAATGGCAAGTAGTATGAATTTATGGATTAAACCAGAGCTAGGCAGATATGTAGAATGTCGACAAGCATCACAGTTCTCAAATTCCACATCAGGTGTTACAGGAGACAGGTAATACATTAATTTGGAGGCATCCTGAACCATCAACTAAAACACAACAGCTAGTAAGATGTAAGATATATTAGAGGTGTTGGCAAACAAATTCAGAAACAGTCAGTTCAGATTGGCATTCGTGGCAGCCTCTCCTACACAATCGCCTCTGGTGCAACCCAATTACAACAACCAATGTTGATTTTCCTAACGGAAGACGGCGCATCCTGACTCCTGACAGATAGGGCGATAAATTTACAAGCTATAACATACCTTGTCGGCGTCCATGTCCTTGGTGCACTTGGTCGGCTTCACGGCCCTCTTCCCTACAGGAATCCATCAACCAGCCAATCAAACAAACAAGCGAGCAAGCATACGGCACCATCAACGAAGCAGAAAAGCAAAAGCAGTCGGCTGGGGCACAAACCTTTGCGGATGTGGGGCGCCTTGCCATGGCGGCTGGGAGGGATGGACTTCTTCTTGGTCTGCCCCTTGAACATGGTCTGCTTCTGCGTCATCTTCTCCGCCTCTTCGATCCGCGGGTTCTGGTGTTCTGGACGGGGATTACCGGATTTCGGCTGAAACGTAGAGCCGCGGCTATGGCGGTCGGGGATACGCGGCGGCTGCGTGCTTGCCTAGGGTTTCGGCTTGGCTGGGGAGGTAGCTCAGTTGGAGGCCCTCTCTATGACGAAGCCCAGATGGAGGTCTAGTTGTTTCTATTTTTTCCCCTAAAATCTTAAGAGTGCACGCGCACTATTTCGCGAGACCGAGCGGCCGCGCTGCGCAACAATGGACAGCGACCTCACATGCTCGGTCCATCTCTCCACTAAAAAAAAGGAAAATCTTATCCACTCCCGAGCAGCACGACCTTCTTCCTCCACTAACCACCGCCGTTGTGCATCCCGCCTCCTCCCTCGCGCCGCCTCGTGACTATGCCAACTCGTCGTCGCGATTGCCAATCGCCACCCCAGCAGGCTTCGCGTCTTTCCCTCCAAGGTGCCACCATGAGCCGCCGCAGGAAGCAATCCCCAACCTCCAGCGCCGCCGTGACTCATCTTCTGCGACAGGCACAACAGTGATTCCTCACACTTAGCCGCGAGGGCTCCGCCGCCTACATGCAGGTAGtattccccttccttctctccacttATTTATCTCCCCCAAGCTACCTccgtgatctctctctctctctctctctctctctctctctctctctctctctctctctcttcgagaTGATTCAGCCGTGAACTtgtttggatttacaggaatgaaTGTTGTTGGATCTAAATCTGGTTAATACTCTGTTATTTTCCTACTTCATCAATTTACTTTGGACAGTTCCTATATTTAGTAGTCTGGACATGGGAAATTTAATTGCAATGTTGATTCAACTTGGGTTTTCTATGGCAGCTGGAGTAGAAAATACAAATTTATAGCTTAATAACTATAGTCTAATCTGCCGGATATTGATGGGAGCAATAAGATTTTTGATGTCTGTGCAGTTCATCTACATGTTATCGACAATTTTTATTCAGACATCTAATTCACCTCCACTTATGCTTGTCTAGTCTATACCCTACCCAAATAGTACTAGTAAAATATGAACAACATTTTCAAACTCACATATTGTTAACTCAACCTCTTCTGGGTATTTTTTCAGGAAATGTAGTCAAATTCATGTACAGATGCATCACTTTTGTGATCCTACTAGTCAATCTCCGGTATGATGCTTGGAGCATTGATGATTGGAGTGTTGATCTATACATGAGTTTCGGCATCTTTCTCAAGGAGCTACGTCGACTAGGATAAGTGGTGGGTTTGTACGATGATTAGGATTATAGTGGTGGGGTTGAGTTGGATTTTCATGGCGAGCTGTTCAGATTTTGTCACTACTGGTATGGTTCAGGATCCTTATTTGACCCATCTATTCTTGCCTAGATTGCAATTGTCTCGTTAAACATGATACTCTCTGTAGAGCTTCATTACATTATTGACCTTCTTTTCTCGTAAATGCATCCGTGTGGTTTCTCTGTTTTCTCATAAGTCGCATGCATATAAGTAACCAGTTGCTAGTTTGTTGTAATAGTTACACATGAACGCAAACGTAGTTGGATGACACATATACATGTCTTAGTTGGCTAGCCAACTTATGAAGTTGCACAATGAAGGCTAACCAGTTGCACAGTCGATGGTATTCAGATTGATACGTTGTGTAAACCATGTTCATGCAATGTATGTGGGTTTTTAGTTGCAGGGTATTTGGTTGTACAGGAGTTTACAGACCAACGTAGTACATATCCTAGCTGCATTAGCCACACTTAGAAGTTGCATAGGGGAGGGCTATCTAGTTGCATGGTTGACGGCTAGTTTAGCTTTGCCTCCGGTGCCTAAAACATGTTAGGCAGTGTGTATGCTGATTTTTTTGGTTGCACACTCATAAGTGCCCAGTTGGCCATACCGTGCATCGAGTTGcacacattttttttgttttgcaggtGTGCTTTGAAAAACCATCATGAGTTGCTTACCTCATGGCATTTTTTTATATCAATTGTTTATGCTCATTATTTTCTTTATACATTTGGTTGCTTCGAATAATTTGTTCGTTTGCTTTTTTCACAGACTAAAAATGTTTGTAGAAGGAGATGCGGCCCCTAGTGAAGGAGATGTATCCTCAACTTGTATAGATGCGTTTTTTTTTGCAGAGACCAAAATGGCTGGAGAAGGATATGTGGCTGACAATGAAACAGAGGTTcccattttttattatttttacccTATTAGCATTTTAATTTTTTGAGTTTTATCCTCTGACATTTTATTATGCCCTTTTCTTATGCCCTCTTAGTATCCCAATGTTTTGTTCATTGTAGGGTTCTGCAAATCCGATCTCACGACGGAACTCAAAAAGGGCTGCTAAGCGGCAGCCGCATGGAGATGATAAGGATGGGAATGGAGAGGGTGACGATGTGAGTGGAGAACAGCAGTCCTTTGGAATGTATTTTCCTTCATTTTTCGTTTGTCCTTTAGGTTTTTATATGGCACACATACATGTCTAATTTTTTCTTAACCCCTTATGCTTGTTCCTTTTTTTCTTATACAACTTTAGGGCGGCGAAAGATTTCTCTTAGTAAAACTGCAGAGAAGAAAGGTGCATGCGGAGGCAGTATCCAAAGGGGTAGATGCCAGATCTTCTGCAGCAGCCGCTGAGTAACATAAAATTCCACCATGAATATTTTTTACTCCACATACAGGCAGCCAAGTGTATTAATTTTCATACATAGTTGCAGAAGGACTAATTAAGCATTGGCATGTTCAACTTTCTCAGTTGCTCAACGTTGCCATCTTCAAGTTTTTTAGAATTGTCCCAAGGGTATGTAACGACTTGGCATCCTCATGCTTTCTTGTTGCAGAATAGTATCTAATTAGTTGGCAACCTCAGTAATTCTAGTTGCACAACAATATACAACTAGTTGACATCCTCAGCTTCTCTAGTTGTACAAGAACTCAGATTAGTCCCATCTTAAAAAATTGAGGATTGCCCAAGAGTATGTAATGACTTGGCATCCTCAGGCTTTCTATATGCAGAATAGTATCTAATTAGTTGGCAACCTCAGTAATTCTAGTTGCACAACAATATACAACTAGTTGACATCCTAAACTTCTCTAGTTGCACAAGAACTCAGATTAGTCCCATCTAAAAAAATTAAGGATTGCCCAACAGTATCTAACGACTTGGCACCCTCAGGTTTTCTAGTTGCAGAAGAGTATCTATTTAGTTGGCACCCTCAGCAATTCTAGTTTGACAACATTATCCAGGTAGTTGACATCCTCAGCCTCTCTAGTTGCACAAGAATTCAAATTAATCCCATCTTAAATATTTTAAGGGATTGCCCAACAGTATCTAATGACTTGACACTCTCGGGTTTTCTAGTTGCAAAAGAGTATCTATTTAGTTGGCACCGTCTACAATTCTAGTTGGACAACATTATTCAAGTAGTTGACATCTTCAGCCTCTCTAGTTACACAGAATTCAGATTAATCCCATCTTAATGTTAGGATTAATCTTGATTATGTATCTGCATTGTATTTTCGTTTAACATGTAGTCTAGTGTAGGTTGATGTTTGTCCCATGAAGCTTCAGCTCAACATGCAGAGGAGATGCCGATGGCAGCGTGAGGCTGCAGTGCTGCGTGAGGCAGCATGGCCGTGTGATGCAGCAAGCGCGTGAGAGGCTGGAGCATGACGGGCTGCATGAACAGGTTGAACCGGGCGATCCGGCAAGTCAATATCAGCTACATACATGCTAGTTTGGTTGGGTCTGTGGCCATTCATGAGGCTGCCCAAGTACTGGCCGTGCATGTAGTTCTGCATGTTGAGGTGGTTAGATGCATAGTCGTTAAGATCCTACAGAGATTCCTGGAGTAGGATAAGGCCAGTTAGTGAGTGTGGTAGTGCATGCATGGATTAGTTTGTTAGTGGCCGAGCGTGGCGGCCTGTTAGTTCGTGCGTGACTTAGTGGCCCGGCCAGGATGTGCGTGAGGGCCAACAGTCTATTTATATATATGTCACACTGAGCAATGAAAAAATAGAGGCCATGAGGGCTCAAGAGAAAAGATGTAGCACTTGTGGTTGTCAAGGAAGAGTACCTCTCGGCAAAAGCTAGTTGTTTTTCTTCCTTGGTATacatgcgcgcgcgcgtgtgtaGTTTCACCATGTTGTGTGTGTTTTTGAGAGAAACCATAgaagagaagaagagaggaaccCAAGGAGAGTTGTGGGAGGCAGCTCGAGGTAGAAGAAGAGCGGCGCTGCGAGAGGCGGCGCCAACACTTCAATTTTTTGAGGATTACCCAATAGTATCTAATGACTGGCATCCTCAGGCTTTCTAGTTGCAGAAGAGTATCTATTTAGCTGGCACCCTCTGCAATTCTAGTTGGACAACATTATCCAAATAGTTGACATCCTCAGCCTCTCTAGTTGCACAAGAATATCTCATTAGTTGGCATCATCAGCATTTCTAGTTGCACAAGAATATCTCATTAATTGTCAACCAACATTCCTAGTTGTAGAACAAACAAGATATCAAGTTGCCATCCTCAACTTTTTAATCTAGTTTTCCAGAGAACAAATATTTGTATGTAATGATAACTAATCACCTCTGCCTTTTTTTGCAAACCCCAAGATATTGTTCAAGGGAATGAGAGTAATGAAGCAGATAATGTTGAACGACAGTCACAAGCTGGCTACCTGATGGAGACTGCCTGGTACGCCTCTCTCCTCCCTCTTCTTTACCACTTCCGTTCTTGTGttcattgcttt is from Triticum aestivum cultivar Chinese Spring chromosome 3A, IWGSC CS RefSeq v2.1, whole genome shotgun sequence and encodes:
- the LOC123061088 gene encoding uncharacterized protein; the encoded protein is MTQKQTMFKGQTKKKSIPPSRHGKAPHIRKGKRAVKPTKCTKDMDADKDLTKFINHANEIKAANKASKEGGDLSIVKSDADTSNSKQ